A genome region from Manihot esculenta cultivar AM560-2 chromosome 5, M.esculenta_v8, whole genome shotgun sequence includes the following:
- the LOC110614500 gene encoding uncharacterized protein LOC110614500: MNKSALLTNLDENHQGIIGGEERITVAVDDGKPSVKKLMEEEMFCEEGLKKQIDSAEPKQSNSEYGGNKRKNCKRTNRGVEKTGTEKTLGSSPESQSIIRNKGTNGVGCCFFLTEIKRRLKQAIGKEQQEIAPDGASKRFANKYRARGDSDKKYRENNGRNSLGKDHFFNEKIARPPSAVRKEEKTDMLKECEIDLERETAACPKNRMANIYVEAKKHLSDMLTSGTGVQNFSSGQVPKSLGRILSFPEYNFSPTGSPGREWGQGLVTAQMRFSNNNEFQKHESNGGHRGRMTLNSETDLCVSNDPAYSQAVTSANPNSSSPCELAQDNEVDKILCTIGDTSGGDVDIVKSAEIGVQEDCNISDTLSEPINSSRTGDDQNGDVSEACDGKTFSRCSKHDLNEENQLPPSALTSPSTSPITKNDNNLEGVVEVSERPSPVSVLEPLFTEEDVSPASTRLQPAPLPIQPQRIQFEEHAPSSVDIGTHFKAHIAYKESIFEYEKAVVQASGENWDESYIMPILLTHFLTHQYLMR, translated from the exons ATGAATAAGTCTGCCTTGCTGACCAATCTTGATGAAAATCATCAAGGAATTATT GGGGGTGAAGAGAGAATAACAGTAGCAGTTGATGATGGTAAACCTAGTGTGAAGAAACTAATGGAAGAAGAGATGTTTTGTGAGGAAGGCTTAAAGAAGCAGATAGACAGTGCGGAACCAAAACAGTCTAATTCAGAATATGGAGGCAATAAAAGGAAAAACTGCAAAAGAACAAACAGAGGTGTGGAAAAAACTGGAACGGAAAAAACTCTTGGGTCATCACCTGAATCTCAGAGTATCATAAGAAACAAAGGGACAAATGGAGTTGGTTGCTGCTTTTTTCTCACTGAAATTAAAAGAAGATTAAAACAAGCTATAGgcaaagagcagcaagagatcGCTCCTGATGGTGCTTCAAAGAGATTTGCTAACAAGTATCGAGCAAGGGGTGATAGTGACAAAAAATATAGAGAGAATAATGGAAGAAATTCTCTTGGTAAGGACCACTTCTTTAATGAAAAGATTGCCAGGCCTCCATCTGCTGTCAGAAAGGAAGAGAAGACTGACATGTTGAAAGAATGTGAAATAGATTTGGAGCGGGAAACTGCTGCTTGCCCCAAGAATAGAATGGCTAACATTTACGTGGAGGCCAAGAAGCATCTCTCTGATATGCTTACCAGTGGCACAGGGGTTCAGAATTTTTCGAGTGGACAGGTTCCAAAATCTCTTGGGAGGATTCTCTCCTTTCCTGAGTACAACTTTTCTCCTACTGGCAGTCCTGGAAGAGAGTGGGGGCAAGGCCTTGTTACTGCACAGATGAGGTTTTCTAACAATAACGAGTTTCAGAAACATGAAAGTAATGGTGGCCATCGCGGTCGAATGACACTAAACTCAGAAACTGACTTGTGTGTTTCTAATGACCCTGCTTATAGTCAAGCAGTAACATCTGCAAACCCAAATTCAAGTTCTCCTTGTGAACTTGCCCAGGATAATGAAGTTGATAAAATCTTGTGCACTATTGGAG ATACTTCAGGAG GTGATGTGGATATTGTAAAATCAGCTGAAATTGGAGTACAAGAAGACTGCAATATCTCGGATACTCTTTCTGAACCAATCAACTCTTCTAGGACTGGAGATGACCAAAATGGTGACGTATCTGAAGCTTGTGATGGAAAAACATTTTCTCGCTGCTCAAAACAT GATTTAAATGAAGAAAACCAACTTCCACCTTCTGCATTAACATCCCCATCCACCTCTCCAATCACCAAGAACGATAACAATCTAGAAGGTGTTGTAGAAGTATCAGAGCGGCCAAGTCCTGTATCTGTTCTTGAGCCACTTTTCACAGAGGAGGATGTCAGCCCAGCAAGCACCAGACTCCAACCTG CTCCCCTGCCAATTCAACCCCAAAGAATTCAGTTTGAAGAGCATGCCCCTTCCTCTGTGGATATAGGAACTCATTTCAAAGCTCATATAGCATACAAGGAATCAATATTCGAGTATGAGAAAGCAGTAGTGCAAGCCTCTGGAGAGAACTGGGATGAATCTTATATCATGCCAATCCTTCTGACCCACTTTTTGACCCATCAATATTTGATGAGGTAG
- the LOC122723646 gene encoding uncharacterized protein LOC122723646, which produces MNKSALLTNLDENHQGIIGGEESITVAVDDGKPSVKKLMEEEMFCEEGLKKQMDSAEPKQSNSEYGGNKRKNCKRTNRGVEKTGTEKTLGSSPESQSIIRNKGTNGVGCCFFLTEIKRRLKQAIGKEQQEIAPDGASKRFANKYRARGDSDKKYRKNNGRNSLGKDHFFNEKIARPLSAVRKEEKTDMLKECEIDLERETAAYPKNRMANIYVEAKKHLSDMLTSGTGVQNFSSGQSWKRVGARPCYCTDEVF; this is translated from the exons ATGAATAAGTCTGCCTTGCTCACCAATCTTGATGAAAATCATCAAGGAATTATT GGGGGTGAAGAGAGCATAACAGTAGCAGTTGATGATGGTAAACCTAGTGTGAAGAAACTAATGGAAGAAGAGATGTTTTGTGAGGAAGGCTTAAAGAAGCAGATGGACAGTGCGGAACCAAAACAGTCTAATTCAGAATATGGAGGCAATAAAAGGAAAAACTGCAAAAGAACAAACAGAGGTGTGGAAAAAACTGGAACGGAAAAAACTCTTGGGTCATCACCTGAATCTCAGAGTATCATAAGAAACAAAGGGACAAATGGAGTTGGTTGCTGCTTTTTTCTCACTGAAATTAAAAGAAGATTAAAACAAGCTATAGgcaaagagcagcaagagatcGCTCCTGATGGTGCTTCAAAGAGATTTGCTAACAAGTATCGAGCAAGGGGTGATAGTGACAAAAAATATAGAAAGAATAATGGAAGAAATTCTCTTGGTAAGGACCACTTCTTTAATGAAAAGATTGCCAGGCCTCTATCTGCTGTCAGAAAGGAAGAGAAGACTGACATGTTGAAAGAATGTGAAATAGATTTGGAGCGGGAAACTGCTGCTTACCCCAAGAATAGAATGGCTAACATTTACGTGGAGGCCAAGAAGCATCTCTCTGATATGCTTACCAGTGGCACAGGGGTTCAGAATTTTTCGAGTGGACAG TCCTGGAAGAGAGTGGGGGCAAGGCCTTGTTACTGCACAGATGAGGTTTTCTAG
- the LOC122723672 gene encoding uncharacterized protein LOC122723672 isoform X1, which yields MTLNSETDLCVSNDPAYSQAVTSANPNSSSPCELAQDNEVDKILCTIGDTDMLKECEIDLERKTAAYPKNRMANIYVEAKISFPKYNFSPTGSPGREWGQGFVNAQMRFSNNNEFQKHESNGGHRGRMTLNSETDLCVSNDPAYSQAVTSANPNSSSPCELAQDNEVDKILCTIGDTSGGDVDIVKSAEIGVQEDCNISDTLSKPINSSRTGDDQNGDVSEACDGKTFSRCSKHDLNEENQLPPSALTSPSTSPITKNDNNLEGVVEVSERPSPVSVLEPLFTEEDVSPASTRLQPAPLPIQPQRIQFEEHAPSSVDIGTHFKAHIAYKESIFEYEKAVVQASGENWDESYIMSNPSDPLFDPSIFDEVEFFPNQFCYDKKLLFDCVDEVLKEVYGKNFGCPLGLSFAKPTVRPAPDMKNTIHKIWEGVYRYLHPLPLPCTKELIVEKDMAKTGTWMDLRYDSETIITEIGEAIFKDVMEEIIEDIKTSHQHVVIC from the exons ATGACACTAAACTCAGAAACTGACTTGTGTGTTTCTAATGACCCTGCTTATAGTCAAGCAGTAACATCTGCAAACCCAAATTCAAGTTCTCCTTGTGAACTTGCCCAGGATAATGAAGTTGATAAAATCTTGTGCACTATTGGAGATACTGACATGTTGAAAGAATGTGAAATAGATTTGGAGCGGAAAACTGCTGCTTACCCCAAGAATAGAATGGCTAACATTTACGTGGAGGCCAAGATCTCCTTTCCTAAGTACAACTTTTCTCCTACTGGCAGTCCTGGAAGAGAGTGGGGGCAAGGCTTTGTTAATGCACAGATGAGGTTTTCTAACAATAACGAGTTTCAGAAACATGAAAGTAATGGTGGCCATCGTGGTCGAATGACACTAAACTCAGAAACTGACTTGTGTGTTTCTAATGACCCTGCTTATAGTCAAGCAGTAACATCTGCAAACCCAAATTCAAGTTCTCCTTGTGAACTTGCCCAGGATAATGAAGTTGATAAAATATTGTGCACAATTGGAGATACTTCAGGAG GTGATGTGGATATTGTAAAATCAGCTGAAATTGGAGTACAAGAAGACTGCAATATCTCGGATACTCTTTCTAAACCAATCAACTCTTCTAGGACTGGAGATGACCAAAATGGTGACGTATCTGAAGCTTGTGATGGAAAAACATTTTCTCGCTGCTCAAAACAT GATTTAAATGAAGAAAACCAACTTCCACCTTCTGCATTAACATCCCCATCCACCTCTCCAATCACCAAGAACGATAACAATCTAGAAGGTGTTGTAGAAGTATCAGAGCGGCCAAGTCCTGTATCTGTTCTTGAGCCACTTTTCACAGAGGAGGATGTCAGCCCAGCAAGCACCAGACTCCAACCTG CTCCCCTGCCAATTCAACCCCAAAGAATTCAGTTTGAAGAGCATGCCCCTTCCTCTGTGGATATAGGAACTCATTTCAAAGCTCATATAGCATACAAGGAATCAATATTCGAGTATGAGAAAGCAGTAGTGCAAGCCTCTGGAGAGAACTGGGATGAATCTTATATCATGTCCAATCCTTCTGACCCACTTTTTGACCCATCAATATTTGATGAGGTAGAGTTCTTTCCGAACCAATTTTGCTATGACAAGAAACTTCTCTTTGATTGTGTTGATGAGGTTCTCAAGGAGGTATATGGGAAGAATTTTGGTTGCCCCCTTGGGTTATCATTCGCAAAACCTACTGTCCGGCCTGCTCCAGACATGAAAAATACTATTCACAAGATATGGGAAGGAGTGTATCGGTATCTCCACCCATTGCCACTGCCCTGTACAAAAGAGCTGATAGTCGAGAAAGATATGGCTAAAACTGGAACATGGATGGACCTTCGATATGATAGTGAAACTATCATCACTGAGATTGGGGAAGCCATTTTCAAAGATGTGATGGAAGAAATTATTGAAGATATCAAAACCAGCCACCAACACGTGGTCATTTGTTGA
- the LOC122723672 gene encoding uncharacterized protein LOC122723672 isoform X2, giving the protein MTLNSETDLCVSNDPAYSQAVTSANPNSSSPCELAQDNEVDKILCTIGDTSGGDVDIVKSAEIGVQEDCNISDTLSKPINSSRTGDDQNGDVSEACDGKTFSRCSKHDLNEENQLPPSALTSPSTSPITKNDNNLEGVVEVSERPSPVSVLEPLFTEEDVSPASTRLQPAPLPIQPQRIQFEEHAPSSVDIGTHFKAHIAYKESIFEYEKAVVQASGENWDESYIMSNPSDPLFDPSIFDEVEFFPNQFCYDKKLLFDCVDEVLKEVYGKNFGCPLGLSFAKPTVRPAPDMKNTIHKIWEGVYRYLHPLPLPCTKELIVEKDMAKTGTWMDLRYDSETIITEIGEAIFKDVMEEIIEDIKTSHQHVVIC; this is encoded by the exons ATGACACTAAACTCAGAAACTGACTTGTGTGTTTCTAATGACCCTGCTTATAGTCAAGCAGTAACATCTGCAAACCCAAATTCAAGTTCTCCTTGTGAACTTGCCCAGGATAATGAAGTTGATAAAATCTTGTGCACTATTGGAG ATACTTCAGGAG GTGATGTGGATATTGTAAAATCAGCTGAAATTGGAGTACAAGAAGACTGCAATATCTCGGATACTCTTTCTAAACCAATCAACTCTTCTAGGACTGGAGATGACCAAAATGGTGACGTATCTGAAGCTTGTGATGGAAAAACATTTTCTCGCTGCTCAAAACAT GATTTAAATGAAGAAAACCAACTTCCACCTTCTGCATTAACATCCCCATCCACCTCTCCAATCACCAAGAACGATAACAATCTAGAAGGTGTTGTAGAAGTATCAGAGCGGCCAAGTCCTGTATCTGTTCTTGAGCCACTTTTCACAGAGGAGGATGTCAGCCCAGCAAGCACCAGACTCCAACCTG CTCCCCTGCCAATTCAACCCCAAAGAATTCAGTTTGAAGAGCATGCCCCTTCCTCTGTGGATATAGGAACTCATTTCAAAGCTCATATAGCATACAAGGAATCAATATTCGAGTATGAGAAAGCAGTAGTGCAAGCCTCTGGAGAGAACTGGGATGAATCTTATATCATGTCCAATCCTTCTGACCCACTTTTTGACCCATCAATATTTGATGAGGTAGAGTTCTTTCCGAACCAATTTTGCTATGACAAGAAACTTCTCTTTGATTGTGTTGATGAGGTTCTCAAGGAGGTATATGGGAAGAATTTTGGTTGCCCCCTTGGGTTATCATTCGCAAAACCTACTGTCCGGCCTGCTCCAGACATGAAAAATACTATTCACAAGATATGGGAAGGAGTGTATCGGTATCTCCACCCATTGCCACTGCCCTGTACAAAAGAGCTGATAGTCGAGAAAGATATGGCTAAAACTGGAACATGGATGGACCTTCGATATGATAGTGAAACTATCATCACTGAGATTGGGGAAGCCATTTTCAAAGATGTGATGGAAGAAATTATTGAAGATATCAAAACCAGCCACCAACACGTGGTCATTTGTTGA